From one Paeniglutamicibacter psychrophenolicus genomic stretch:
- a CDS encoding LPXTG cell wall anchor domain-containing protein: MAVAETQGTGSITVTDPEDTSVLVTAPVTESTIPGPTSTQAEESGVLESEEDDATEAEGELVDLPWWLEGIEIPEGAENWTDAEWEDFDAQIAQELENEPAFQELDSIIAGLVEHGRESDLDALYGHLLWMFDGNEAAAQEVFEEIVFGLIENGEVDAGIFDPKESESPQPSAKPEPTEPAETAKPEIKPAGTVTKPVLDKKPIVKAVLKPVVGSRTGDLAETGSSGVLAYAGVGAAMLLLGAVALRRRRKPRAH; encoded by the coding sequence GTGGCCGTCGCTGAAACCCAAGGCACCGGTTCGATCACCGTCACCGATCCGGAAGATACCTCAGTTCTTGTAACGGCGCCGGTCACGGAATCGACGATCCCCGGGCCGACATCCACGCAGGCCGAGGAATCCGGAGTTCTCGAAAGCGAGGAAGACGATGCCACCGAGGCTGAGGGCGAGCTTGTTGACCTGCCATGGTGGCTTGAAGGAATCGAAATACCCGAAGGCGCGGAAAACTGGACCGATGCCGAATGGGAGGACTTCGACGCGCAGATCGCCCAAGAGCTCGAGAACGAGCCAGCGTTCCAGGAACTCGATTCCATCATTGCAGGACTCGTGGAGCACGGTCGGGAATCGGATCTTGACGCGCTCTACGGGCACTTGCTGTGGATGTTCGACGGCAATGAAGCTGCCGCACAGGAAGTTTTTGAGGAGATCGTCTTCGGGTTGATCGAGAACGGCGAGGTGGATGCCGGGATCTTCGATCCGAAGGAATCGGAGTCGCCCCAACCGTCAGCAAAGCCGGAACCGACGGAGCCCGCCGAAACCGCCAAGCCCGAAATCAAGCCCGCTGGCACCGTCACCAAGCCGGTCCTGGACAAGAAGCCGATCGTCAAGGCGGTCCTCAAGCCGGTCGTGGGTTCCCGGACTGGGGATTTGGCCGAGACCGGGTCCAGCGGTGTATTGGCCTACGCCGGGGTGGGTGCCGCAATGCTCCTGCTCGGCGCCGTCGCATTGCGCAGGCGCAGGAAGCCGCGGGCCCATTAA
- the kynU gene encoding kynureninase, producing the protein MSNPIHTDRASLQAADATDPLASFKDRFSLPEGLIYLDGNSLGPLPLGAAERAAEVINNEWAHGLIRSWNTAGWFEMPSRLGDKLARIIGGNDGETVVTDTTSLNLFKALASAVRIQQQDAPERRVILTERDNFPTDIYIAEGISDFLNSVNSETSEHYEVRLIDENLTLEQALDDSVAVLALSHVNYRTGAMWDMDSVTAAAHAAGALVIWDLAHAAGAVPVDLNGADADYAVGCTYKYLNGGPGSPAFIWVNERHQGRFWQPLTGWWSHAAPFEMADSYTAANDVRRFLCGTQPITSMAMVECGLDVALEADIDLVRAKSLALADLFIALVRERCGEFGLELVTPEVHAERGSHVSFRHPEGYAIIQALTDRGVIGDYREPEVLRFGLTPLYLSYTDIWDAVEILRDVLETSSWDVPAYRTRHAVT; encoded by the coding sequence ATGAGCAATCCCATCCACACGGACCGCGCAAGTCTCCAGGCAGCGGATGCAACTGACCCGTTGGCTTCGTTCAAGGATCGCTTCTCCCTCCCCGAGGGGCTGATCTACCTCGATGGAAACTCACTGGGACCGCTGCCGCTTGGTGCCGCCGAACGTGCGGCCGAGGTCATCAACAACGAATGGGCCCACGGCCTGATCCGTTCCTGGAACACCGCCGGCTGGTTTGAGATGCCCAGCAGGCTTGGTGACAAGCTGGCCCGGATCATCGGCGGAAACGATGGTGAAACCGTCGTCACCGACACCACCAGCCTGAACCTGTTCAAGGCGCTGGCCTCGGCGGTGCGCATCCAGCAGCAGGACGCCCCGGAGCGGCGCGTGATCCTGACCGAACGCGACAACTTCCCCACCGACATCTACATTGCCGAAGGGATCAGCGACTTCCTGAACTCGGTCAACTCCGAGACCAGCGAGCACTACGAAGTGCGCCTGATCGACGAGAACCTGACCCTGGAGCAGGCTCTGGACGATTCGGTGGCGGTGCTTGCCCTGTCCCACGTCAACTACCGCACCGGCGCCATGTGGGACATGGACTCCGTCACCGCCGCAGCGCATGCGGCCGGTGCACTGGTCATCTGGGACCTTGCCCATGCAGCAGGGGCCGTGCCGGTGGACCTCAACGGCGCCGACGCCGACTACGCGGTGGGCTGCACCTACAAGTACCTCAACGGCGGCCCGGGCTCCCCGGCGTTCATCTGGGTCAACGAGCGCCACCAGGGCCGATTCTGGCAACCGCTGACCGGGTGGTGGTCCCATGCAGCACCGTTCGAGATGGCCGACAGCTACACCGCTGCCAACGACGTGCGCCGTTTCTTGTGCGGCACCCAGCCCATCACCTCCATGGCCATGGTCGAATGCGGGCTGGACGTGGCACTGGAGGCCGACATCGACCTGGTGCGCGCCAAGTCCCTCGCGCTGGCCGACCTGTTCATCGCCCTGGTGCGCGAGCGCTGCGGCGAGTTCGGGCTCGAGCTGGTCACCCCCGAGGTCCATGCCGAGCGCGGCAGCCACGTCAGCTTCCGCCACCCCGAGGGGTACGCGATCATCCAGGCGCTGACCGACCGCGGTGTCATCGGCGATTACCGTGAACCCGAGGTGCTGCGCTTTGGCCTCACCCCGCTGTACCTTTCCTACACCGATATCTGGGATGCCGTGGAGATCCTGCGCGACGTCCTGGAAACAAGTTCCTGGGACGTGCCGGCCTACCGCACGCGCCACGCCGTGACCTAG
- a CDS encoding TetR family transcriptional regulator, which translates to MALTREQLIDAAVGILSEFGLADLSMRRLARELDVQVGALYWHVKSKQELLVDVAAKLLDSVPRPATPTPALAPLSIAALLRQLRSALIAVPDSAEVMQLAQSMRPESLDPMGWLLEFLQLAGVPQNDATYARHVLVNHLLGSIASHQEAVALSAEAEPDTVSTEWEESAFDYGVRVILQGLALEHPAVV; encoded by the coding sequence ATGGCCCTGACGCGAGAACAACTTATCGATGCCGCGGTCGGCATTCTCTCCGAATTCGGCCTGGCCGACCTGTCCATGCGTCGGCTGGCCCGGGAACTCGATGTCCAGGTCGGGGCGCTGTACTGGCATGTGAAGTCCAAGCAGGAACTGCTCGTGGACGTCGCGGCCAAGCTCCTGGATTCGGTGCCCCGACCCGCGACCCCGACCCCGGCATTGGCGCCCCTGTCGATCGCTGCGCTGCTGCGCCAGCTGCGCAGCGCGTTGATCGCCGTGCCCGACTCTGCCGAGGTCATGCAGCTGGCCCAGTCCATGCGGCCCGAATCGCTGGACCCGATGGGTTGGTTGTTGGAATTCCTGCAGCTCGCAGGCGTCCCGCAGAATGACGCGACCTACGCCCGCCACGTGCTGGTCAACCATTTGCTGGGGTCGATTGCCTCCCACCAGGAAGCGGTGGCGCTTTCGGCAGAAGCGGAGCCTGATACGGTCTCCACCGAGTGGGAAGAGTCAGCCTTTGACTACGGGGTGCGGGTGATCCTGCAGGGCTTGGCCCTGGAGCACCCGGCAGTCGTTTAG
- a CDS encoding Lrp/AsnC family transcriptional regulator, whose product MLNSGSIKNHAGWQNAVRLDEVDLRILRELSADARMPNNLLASRAGVAPSTCLGRVRALQDAGVIRGFHADIDPATLGLRVAAMVSVVVRSEARNAMLESARTLRGLPEVQDVFVLGGTPDILVHVVTDSIESLRDFVAAHLGANPAFSSTQTNIVFEHLSAANPN is encoded by the coding sequence GTGCTAAATTCTGGTTCCATCAAGAACCATGCCGGCTGGCAGAATGCTGTTCGCCTCGATGAAGTCGACTTGCGGATCCTTCGCGAGCTCAGCGCAGACGCGCGCATGCCCAACAACCTTCTGGCCTCGCGCGCAGGGGTCGCCCCGTCCACGTGCCTTGGCCGCGTCCGTGCGCTGCAGGATGCCGGGGTGATCCGCGGGTTCCATGCCGATATCGATCCGGCCACGCTGGGCCTGCGCGTTGCCGCCATGGTTTCGGTGGTGGTGCGCTCCGAGGCGCGCAACGCCATGCTGGAATCGGCGCGCACCCTGCGCGGGCTTCCCGAGGTCCAGGACGTGTTTGTGCTTGGCGGGACACCGGACATCCTGGTTCATGTCGTCACCGACTCCATCGAGTCCCTGCGGGATTTCGTGGCCGCGCACCTCGGGGCAAACCCCGCCTTCTCCTCGACGCAAACCAACATCGTCTTCGAGCACCTGTCCGCGGCCAACCCGAACTGA
- a CDS encoding thymidine kinase gives MAKLYFRYGAMNSGKSTGLLQAAFNYEERGQRVLLTKPGVDTKGDSRIVSRLGMSRDVDFLIPPTEDIRELFARQAAGDDPDALVQHVDAPPVACLLVDEAQFLTPEQVDDLFRIAILDNVPVLAYGIRSDFRTHAFPGSRRLLEIAHSLEELKTICRCGRKAVFNTRRIGTRIIFDGDQVAIDGDEVWYESLCGACYLEASNGRLGS, from the coding sequence GTGGCGAAGCTGTATTTCCGTTATGGGGCAATGAATTCCGGCAAATCCACGGGATTGCTCCAGGCCGCTTTCAATTACGAGGAGCGCGGGCAGCGGGTCCTGTTGACGAAGCCGGGGGTCGACACCAAGGGTGACTCCCGCATCGTGTCCCGCCTGGGCATGAGCCGGGACGTGGATTTCCTGATCCCCCCGACCGAGGACATCCGGGAACTTTTCGCCCGGCAGGCGGCGGGCGACGACCCCGACGCGTTGGTCCAGCACGTGGATGCCCCGCCGGTGGCGTGCCTGCTGGTTGACGAGGCCCAGTTCCTGACTCCTGAGCAGGTCGACGACCTGTTCCGCATAGCCATCCTGGACAACGTCCCGGTGCTTGCCTACGGGATCCGCTCGGACTTCCGCACCCACGCGTTTCCCGGATCACGGCGCCTGCTGGAAATCGCGCACAGCCTTGAGGAGCTCAAGACCATTTGCCGCTGCGGCAGGAAAGCGGTGTTCAACACCCGGCGCATCGGCACCCGGATCATCTTCGACGGCGACCAGGTGGCCATCGACGGGGACGAGGTTTGGTACGAGTCGCTGTGCGGCGCCTGCTATCTTGAGGCCTCGAACGGACGATTGGGCAGCTAA
- a CDS encoding phage holin family protein → MTSWILDGFNIRVSGFVAAVLVSTVVQTLITPYVATIANCYASAFLGGAGLLATARAPFIAQLFRGGLHITGVSTWVLGALLVWLVSALGTFLLPFWWLREKRSQRQSAR, encoded by the coding sequence GTGACAAGCTGGATCCTGGATGGCTTCAACATCCGGGTGTCCGGGTTCGTTGCCGCCGTGCTGGTGTCCACAGTGGTGCAGACGCTCATCACCCCGTATGTCGCAACCATTGCCAATTGCTACGCCTCGGCGTTCCTGGGTGGGGCGGGATTGCTTGCCACAGCACGGGCGCCCTTCATCGCCCAACTCTTCCGCGGCGGCTTGCATATCACCGGGGTGAGCACCTGGGTGCTGGGCGCCCTGCTGGTCTGGCTTGTCAGCGCACTGGGGACGTTCCTGCTCCCGTTCTGGTGGCTGAGGGAAAAACGCAGCCAGCGCCAGTCCGCCAGGTAG
- a CDS encoding SRPBCC family protein, with protein MDTQELIHLSVTRVWELLTDWVAAPKWMPGVDSMEPEQLTSPGAVLDYRSGTHERQLIITELREEHVIALSSGGGDISVLYRYELNEESEQTRVRLTISVDAAEELREEVGDLLAAIAGSEAGTLKSLRSYAEAAP; from the coding sequence TTGGATACTCAGGAGCTGATTCACCTCTCGGTGACACGGGTGTGGGAACTGCTCACCGATTGGGTTGCGGCCCCGAAATGGATGCCGGGCGTCGATTCCATGGAACCGGAACAGCTCACCAGCCCCGGGGCGGTGCTTGACTACCGCTCCGGAACCCACGAACGCCAGCTGATCATCACTGAGCTGCGCGAAGAGCACGTGATTGCCTTGTCTTCCGGAGGCGGAGACATCAGCGTGCTCTACCGCTATGAACTCAACGAGGAATCCGAGCAAACGCGCGTGCGGCTGACCATCAGCGTGGACGCGGCCGAGGAGTTGCGGGAAGAGGTCGGGGACCTGCTGGCCGCCATCGCCGGTTCCGAGGCCGGCACCTTGAAGTCGTTGCGTTCCTATGCGGAGGCAGCCCCGTAA
- a CDS encoding adenylosuccinate synthase, producing MPAIVIVGAQWGDEGKGKATDLLGGQVDYVVKPNGGNNAGHTVVVGGEKYELKLLPAGILSPNAIPIIGNGCVVNLEALFEEIDGLEARGADTSKLRVSANAHLVAPYHQTMDKVTERFLGKRAIGTTGRGIGPAYMDKIGRLGIRVQDVFDESILRQKVEGALRQKNELLVKVYNRRNVEVEEIVEYFLSYAERLRPLVIDATLELNNALDAGKVVLMEGGQATFLDVDHGTYPFVTSSNPTAGGASVGSGIGPTRISRSIGIIKAYTTRVGAGPFPTELFDDMGDYLQKTGGEFGVNTGRPRRCGWYDAVLARHASRVNGFTDYFVTKLDVLSNIEKIPVCVAYDVDGVRHDEMPMTQTDFHHAKPIFEYFDGWTEDITTARTMEDLPENARNYVLALEAMSGTRFSAIGVGPDREQTIVRHDLIND from the coding sequence ATGCCAGCAATCGTGATCGTCGGAGCCCAGTGGGGCGACGAAGGCAAAGGCAAGGCCACAGACCTTTTGGGTGGCCAGGTCGACTATGTTGTGAAGCCAAACGGCGGCAACAACGCCGGCCATACAGTCGTCGTTGGCGGTGAAAAGTATGAGCTCAAGCTCCTTCCCGCCGGCATTCTTTCGCCAAATGCCATCCCGATCATCGGCAACGGCTGCGTCGTGAACCTCGAAGCGCTCTTTGAAGAGATCGACGGGCTCGAAGCCCGCGGTGCGGACACCTCGAAGCTGCGGGTCTCGGCCAACGCACACCTGGTTGCCCCGTACCACCAGACCATGGACAAGGTCACCGAACGCTTCCTGGGTAAGCGCGCCATCGGCACCACCGGGCGCGGCATCGGCCCGGCATACATGGACAAGATCGGCCGCCTCGGCATCCGGGTGCAGGACGTCTTCGACGAATCCATCCTGCGCCAGAAGGTCGAGGGCGCACTGCGCCAGAAGAACGAGCTGCTGGTCAAGGTCTACAACCGCCGCAACGTCGAGGTCGAGGAAATCGTCGAGTACTTCCTCTCCTACGCCGAGCGACTGCGCCCGTTGGTGATCGATGCGACCCTCGAGCTGAACAACGCCCTGGATGCCGGGAAGGTCGTGCTCATGGAGGGCGGCCAGGCCACGTTCCTGGACGTGGACCACGGCACCTACCCGTTCGTGACCTCCTCGAACCCGACCGCAGGCGGCGCCTCGGTGGGTTCGGGCATCGGCCCGACCCGCATCAGCCGCTCGATCGGCATCATCAAGGCCTACACCACCCGCGTGGGTGCAGGACCGTTCCCCACCGAGCTCTTTGACGACATGGGCGATTACCTGCAGAAGACCGGCGGCGAGTTCGGCGTGAACACCGGCCGCCCGCGCCGCTGCGGCTGGTACGACGCGGTCCTGGCCCGCCACGCCTCGCGCGTGAACGGCTTCACCGACTACTTCGTCACCAAGCTCGATGTGCTGTCCAACATCGAGAAGATCCCGGTGTGCGTGGCCTACGACGTGGACGGGGTGCGCCACGACGAAATGCCGATGACGCAGACCGATTTCCACCACGCCAAGCCGATCTTCGAGTACTTCGATGGCTGGACCGAGGACATCACCACGGCCCGCACCATGGAAGACCTTCCGGAGAACGCACGCAACTACGTGCTGGCACTCGAGGCCATGAGCGGTACCCGCTTCTCGGCAATTGGTGTTGGACCGGATCGCGAGCAGACCATCGTGCGCCACGACCTGATCAACGACTAG
- a CDS encoding MFS transporter has translation MTRKLGNKWFTLAVLAGALAMIVLDGTIVGVSLPAMIQDLGMGLTQAQWVNSLYSVVLAALLMTAGRLGDRVGRRRLLALGVGLFVLGSLSAALATGPGTLITSRALQGIGGAAVLPSTLSSMNSLFRGKERAAAFGVWGAVMSGAAAIGPLAGGAFTTYLDWRWIFWVNLPLGILVILGIWRFVPETTNAAKGRGADLLGVLLSAVGFGLLVFALIEGPSWGWWFPRSAVDFGPLEWPADAAVSLIPLLGLAALASLAAFIGWELRRARTGKSTLLDLSLFTHPTFSWGNATATMVAMGEFGLLLVLPLYLINVLGTDPMGAGLILAGMAAGAFLSGALARRLAEAMGADRVVMLGLGMEITGVAALLFVLGAGAPLLPLVGSLVFYGLGLGLASAQLTSTVLRDIPTESSGQGSATQSTVRQLGAGFGTAIAGSVLAVATTHAATTNLVSLALPGLDAGDWARKLSDSAGGLIPLIQHGNAGAAFGPHAAQVAGAMSEAFTSGVQAAMVAAVICLAIGWVGSLQVSRAARRAQLVPATDH, from the coding sequence GTGACGAGAAAACTAGGCAATAAGTGGTTTACGCTGGCGGTGCTGGCCGGGGCCCTGGCCATGATCGTGCTCGATGGCACGATCGTCGGGGTCTCCCTGCCGGCCATGATCCAGGACCTGGGCATGGGCCTGACCCAGGCCCAGTGGGTCAATTCCCTCTACTCCGTGGTGCTGGCGGCGCTGCTGATGACCGCCGGACGGCTCGGCGACAGGGTGGGACGCCGCCGGTTGCTGGCCCTGGGCGTCGGGCTCTTCGTGCTCGGCAGTCTTTCGGCAGCCCTTGCCACAGGACCCGGCACGTTGATCACCTCGCGCGCGCTGCAGGGCATCGGCGGTGCCGCAGTGTTGCCGTCCACGCTTTCGAGCATGAACTCGCTCTTCCGCGGCAAGGAACGGGCTGCGGCGTTCGGCGTGTGGGGCGCCGTCATGTCGGGTGCCGCAGCCATCGGCCCATTGGCCGGCGGCGCCTTCACCACCTACCTGGACTGGCGGTGGATCTTCTGGGTCAACCTGCCCCTGGGCATTCTGGTGATCCTGGGCATCTGGCGTTTTGTCCCGGAAACGACCAACGCTGCCAAGGGTCGCGGTGCCGACCTCCTCGGCGTGCTGCTCAGTGCCGTTGGGTTCGGGTTGCTGGTCTTTGCGCTCATCGAGGGTCCAAGCTGGGGATGGTGGTTCCCGCGCTCCGCGGTGGACTTCGGGCCGCTCGAGTGGCCGGCCGACGCGGCAGTCTCGCTGATCCCGCTGCTGGGGCTCGCGGCCCTCGCCTCACTGGCTGCGTTCATTGGCTGGGAGCTGCGCCGCGCCAGGACGGGCAAAAGCACGCTGCTGGATCTCTCGCTTTTCACCCACCCAACGTTTTCCTGGGGCAACGCCACCGCCACGATGGTGGCAATGGGAGAGTTCGGGCTGCTGCTGGTGCTGCCGCTTTACCTGATCAACGTGCTGGGCACCGACCCCATGGGCGCAGGGCTCATCCTCGCCGGCATGGCCGCCGGTGCATTCCTCTCCGGGGCCCTGGCCCGCCGCCTGGCCGAGGCCATGGGTGCCGACCGCGTCGTGATGCTGGGGCTGGGCATGGAAATCACCGGCGTGGCGGCCCTGCTGTTCGTGCTGGGGGCCGGGGCCCCGCTGCTGCCGCTGGTGGGCTCCCTGGTGTTCTACGGGCTGGGCCTGGGGTTGGCCTCCGCCCAGCTGACCAGCACCGTGTTGCGCGACATTCCCACCGAGTCCTCGGGCCAGGGCTCGGCAACCCAGAGCACCGTGCGGCAGCTGGGCGCCGGGTTCGGCACGGCCATTGCCGGCAGCGTTCTGGCCGTGGCCACCACGCATGCCGCCACCACCAACCTGGTGTCCCTTGCGCTGCCCGGCCTCGACGCCGGCGACTGGGCGCGGAAGCTCAGCGATTCGGCCGGCGGGCTGATCCCGCTCATCCAGCACGGCAACGCCGGAGCGGCCTTCGGGCCACACGCCGCGCAGGTCGCCGGGGCCATGTCCGAGGCATTCACCTCGGGAGTCCAGGCGGCCATGGTTGCCGCCGTCATCTGCCTGGCCATTGGCTGGGTCGGTTCGTTGCAGGTCAGCCGCGCAGCCCGGCGCGCGCAGCTGGTTCCCGCAACCGACCACTGA